A part of Streptomyces sp. NBC_01235 genomic DNA contains:
- a CDS encoding YfjP family GTPase — protein MTAVTDQDHTGNRDQQQQPEQPEHQDQQVHQDQQDQQEQQEQSKQQQQQQQQQQQEQREQEENSSPGEAETPAAGEPALPDAGKDAPSRTDSPTDSRTDSPTDSRADSRTDSVGAWDDGLIARRVSESSVAGQAAAMESRIGNGGAGSGSGGGSALPSTPLAYDGPLRSRLDALRELVGLSRTRLDSRTLAEAGRVLDEAAARRRLSGQHTVVALAGATGSGKSQLFNALAGVTISETGVRRPTTAAPIACSWSDGAATLIDRLGIPGRLRRRPVQSADAEAQLRGLVLIDLPDHDSAAVQHREQVDRVLGLVDAVIWVVDPEKYADAVLHERYLRPMAGHAEVMFVVLNQIDRLPGEAAELVLDDLRRLLDEDGVALGEYGEPGATVLALSALTGDGVGELRELLGQFVAERGAAARRISADVDAAAWRLRSVYATGRRSGLSEEARDAFADRLADAVGATAAGEAAERAWLRNAGRACGTPWLRLWRWHHDRRDPPTGRLPVRAQADEEATARQRVEQAVRTVSERASAGLPAPWAQAVREAAVRGAQGLPEALDELAARAGLPPGRPPRPGWWPVAVLAQASMTLLQVVGGLWLVGQIVGFMAPNLGVPVLLMVAGIIGGPLVEWSCRMAARGPARRYGQDAERRLREAAAGCGRARVLDPVAAELLRYREVREQYGQVTGAGAR, from the coding sequence GTGACCGCCGTCACTGACCAGGACCACACGGGCAACAGGGACCAGCAGCAACAGCCGGAGCAGCCAGAGCATCAGGACCAACAGGTGCACCAGGACCAACAGGACCAACAGGAGCAGCAGGAGCAATCGAAACAGCAGCAACAGCAGCAACAGCAGCAACAACAGGAACAGAGGGAGCAGGAGGAGAACAGCAGTCCGGGAGAGGCGGAGACTCCGGCAGCGGGGGAACCGGCGCTACCCGACGCAGGCAAGGACGCCCCTTCCCGCACGGACTCGCCCACGGACTCCCGCACGGACTCGCCTACGGACTCCCGCGCGGACTCGCGTACCGACTCAGTCGGAGCCTGGGACGACGGGCTCATCGCCCGCCGGGTGAGCGAGTCCTCCGTCGCCGGGCAGGCCGCCGCCATGGAGAGCAGGATCGGCAACGGGGGCGCGGGTAGTGGCAGTGGCGGCGGCAGCGCCCTGCCCTCGACCCCGCTCGCGTACGACGGCCCCCTGCGGTCCCGGCTCGACGCGCTGCGCGAGCTCGTGGGGCTCTCCCGTACCCGGCTCGACAGCAGGACGCTGGCCGAGGCCGGCCGGGTCCTCGACGAGGCGGCGGCCCGGCGCAGGCTCTCCGGGCAGCACACCGTCGTCGCCCTCGCGGGCGCCACCGGGAGCGGCAAGTCACAGCTGTTCAACGCCCTCGCCGGGGTGACCATCTCGGAGACGGGCGTACGCCGTCCGACCACCGCCGCCCCCATCGCGTGCAGTTGGAGCGACGGCGCGGCGACCCTCATCGACCGGCTCGGCATTCCGGGGCGGCTGCGCAGAAGGCCGGTGCAGAGCGCGGACGCGGAGGCGCAGTTGCGCGGGCTCGTGCTGATCGACCTGCCCGACCACGACTCGGCGGCCGTGCAGCACCGCGAGCAGGTCGACCGCGTGCTGGGGCTCGTCGACGCTGTCATCTGGGTCGTCGACCCGGAGAAGTACGCGGACGCCGTCCTCCATGAGCGCTATCTGCGGCCCATGGCAGGGCACGCGGAGGTCATGTTCGTCGTCCTCAACCAGATCGACCGGCTGCCCGGCGAGGCCGCCGAGCTGGTCCTCGACGACCTGCGGCGGCTGCTCGACGAGGACGGCGTCGCCCTCGGCGAGTACGGCGAACCGGGCGCGACCGTGCTCGCCCTGTCCGCGCTCACCGGGGACGGCGTCGGGGAACTGCGCGAGCTGCTCGGCCAGTTCGTCGCGGAGCGGGGCGCCGCGGCACGGCGAATTTCGGCCGATGTGGACGCCGCCGCGTGGCGGTTGCGGTCCGTCTACGCCACCGGGCGGCGCAGCGGGCTCAGCGAGGAGGCACGGGACGCGTTCGCCGACCGCCTCGCGGACGCCGTCGGCGCCACCGCGGCGGGCGAGGCCGCCGAACGGGCCTGGCTGCGCAACGCGGGCCGCGCGTGCGGGACGCCGTGGCTGCGGCTGTGGCGCTGGCACCACGACCGGCGCGACCCTCCCACCGGACGTCTGCCGGTCCGCGCCCAGGCCGACGAGGAGGCCACGGCACGGCAGCGCGTCGAACAGGCGGTACGCACGGTGTCCGAGCGGGCCTCGGCGGGGCTGCCCGCGCCGTGGGCGCAGGCCGTGCGGGAGGCGGCCGTACGCGGGGCGCAGGGGCTGCCCGAGGCGCTGGACGAGCTGGCGGCGCGGGCCGGATTGCCGCCGGGGCGGCCGCCGCGGCCGGGCTGGTGGCCGGTGGCCGTCCTGGCGCAGGCGTCCATGACCCTGCTCCAGGTGGTCGGGGGGCTGTGGCTGGTCGGCCAGATCGTCGGGTTCATGGCGCCGAACCTCGGCGTTCCGGTGCTGCTGATGGTGGCCGGCATCATCGGCGGCCCGCTCGTCGAGTGGAGCTGCCGGATGGCGGCCCGGGGACCGGCCCGGCGGTACGGGCAGGACGCCGAGCGCCGGCTGCGCGAGGCGGCGGCCGGGTGCGGCCGGGCACGCGTACTGGATCCCGTGGCCGCGGAGCTGCTGCGGTACCGGGAGGTCCGGGAGCAGTACGGGCAGGTCACGGGGGCAGGGGCGCGGTGA
- a CDS encoding dynamin family protein, whose translation MVTLDVRPQLLDALSALRDRVAAARFPLPLAGAPRARANRDELLAQLDDYLVPRLRQPEAPLLAVVGGSTGAGKSTLVNSLVGRRVSEAGVLRPTTRTPVLVCHPEDHHWFSGMRVLPGLTRAWAPHRESADDLLLPGEDDRRVLRIETADTLPPGLALLDAPDIDSLVADNRVLAAELVCAADIWVMVTTAARYADAVPWHLLRTAKEYDVMLVTVLDRVPHQVVGEVSRQYGALLTKAGLGDVPRFTVPELPESAWGGGLLPATAVAPLRTWLVHHVQDPNSRRYALARTAHGVLDSLKARLPELAGATAAQHAAALRLTSAVDGAYDSEYTRVRGRLQSGAVLAGDALKRWRAFPLDCTAGELLDALVESLGALLLCAVAAADERVDEAWRREPAASAPELTDRDTMPESAEDRIGLAVRRWRRELEEYAEDEVRGLERGVAPDPESVAALVATALLGGRRARSAGEGLAERIGAHGALRLRDRAGRLLTEHLDRVMHAERERRLAPLGGLEVHPEPQAELIAALSVLQKER comes from the coding sequence GTGGTGACCTTGGACGTACGGCCCCAGCTGCTCGACGCACTTTCCGCCCTGCGCGACCGTGTCGCCGCCGCACGCTTCCCGCTGCCCCTTGCGGGGGCCCCACGCGCGCGTGCCAACCGCGACGAACTGCTCGCCCAACTCGACGACTATCTCGTGCCCCGGCTCAGGCAGCCCGAAGCGCCGCTGCTGGCCGTCGTGGGCGGCTCCACCGGCGCCGGCAAGTCGACGCTCGTCAACTCCCTGGTGGGACGGCGCGTCAGCGAGGCGGGCGTGTTGCGGCCGACGACACGGACCCCGGTGCTCGTGTGCCACCCGGAGGACCATCACTGGTTCAGCGGCATGCGGGTGCTGCCCGGCCTCACGCGCGCGTGGGCGCCCCATCGGGAGTCGGCGGACGACCTGTTGCTCCCCGGCGAGGACGACAGACGCGTGCTGCGCATCGAGACCGCCGACACCCTTCCTCCGGGTCTCGCCCTCCTCGACGCGCCCGACATCGACTCCCTGGTCGCCGACAACCGCGTCCTGGCCGCCGAGCTGGTCTGCGCCGCCGACATCTGGGTGATGGTCACGACGGCCGCCCGCTACGCCGACGCAGTGCCCTGGCATCTGCTCCGCACCGCCAAGGAGTACGACGTCATGCTCGTGACCGTCCTCGACCGGGTGCCCCACCAGGTCGTCGGCGAGGTGTCCCGGCAGTACGGCGCCCTGCTCACCAAGGCCGGGCTGGGCGACGTACCGCGCTTCACGGTGCCCGAGCTGCCCGAGTCCGCCTGGGGCGGCGGGCTGCTCCCGGCCACGGCCGTGGCGCCGCTGCGGACCTGGCTCGTCCACCACGTCCAGGATCCCAACTCCCGCCGCTACGCGCTGGCCCGCACGGCACACGGAGTCCTCGACTCGCTCAAGGCCCGGCTGCCCGAGCTGGCCGGCGCCACCGCCGCGCAGCACGCGGCCGCGCTACGGCTCACCTCGGCCGTCGACGGGGCGTACGACAGCGAGTACACGCGTGTGCGGGGCCGTCTGCAGAGCGGCGCCGTGCTCGCAGGCGACGCGCTCAAGCGCTGGCGGGCCTTCCCGCTGGACTGCACCGCCGGTGAACTCCTCGACGCCCTTGTGGAGAGCCTCGGCGCGCTCCTGCTGTGCGCCGTCGCCGCCGCCGACGAGCGCGTCGACGAGGCCTGGCGGCGTGAACCGGCGGCGAGCGCCCCCGAGCTGACCGACCGGGACACCATGCCGGAGAGCGCCGAAGACCGGATCGGCCTCGCCGTACGACGGTGGCGGCGCGAGCTGGAGGAGTACGCCGAGGACGAGGTGCGCGGCCTGGAACGCGGTGTCGCGCCCGATCCGGAGTCGGTCGCCGCCCTCGTCGCCACCGCCCTGCTGGGCGGCCGCAGGGCGCGTTCGGCGGGCGAGGGACTCGCCGAGCGGATCGGTGCCCACGGGGCGCTGCGGCTGCGCGACCGGGCCGGACGGCTGCTCACCGAGCACCTCGACCGCGTGATGCACGCCGAACGCGAGCGCCGCCTCGCCCCTCTCGGCGGACTCGAAGTCCACCCCGAACCGCAGGCCGAACTCATCGCCGCGCTGTCCGTACTGCAGAAGGAGAGGTGA
- a CDS encoding arabinofuranosidase catalytic domain-containing protein: MGAVLTLLAGILGGVVGTAGTAQAASSLPCDIYAAAGTPCAAAHSTTRALYASYSGALYQVKRASDATTTNIGLLTAGGYANAAAQDSFCSGTTCIITKIYDQSSNHNDLTIEGPGGNGGQDVGAIANALPVTVGGHAAYGIFVSAGVGYRNNNTTGIATGSSPEGAYMVTSGHHVNNRCCFDYGNAETSGNDTGNGHMDAINFGTECWFSCSGSGPWVEADLENGLFFGANGSYSGNTGISSEYVTAMEKNNGTTTYAIKGGNAQSGSLTTWYDGALPNLGGYTPMHLEGAIVLGTGGDNSNGSDGSFFEGVMTSGYPTNAADNAVQANITSVGYTTPTATFPVTGTAYRLTNTNSGKVLDAVNCGTANGTSIDIWSSLGNACQQWKFAGAGNGHYTITNVNSGTVLDDKNCVQTNGTAVQLWASLGNRCQQWDVTKVGSHYTITNVNTGMTLDVANCGTANGTAVRQWQQLDNTCQQWDIAP, from the coding sequence GTGGGCGCGGTCCTCACGCTTCTCGCCGGCATCCTGGGCGGGGTGGTGGGCACCGCAGGCACAGCCCAGGCAGCTTCGTCCCTGCCCTGCGACATCTACGCCGCCGCCGGAACGCCGTGCGCCGCGGCGCACAGCACGACACGGGCGCTCTACGCCTCCTACAGTGGCGCTCTTTACCAGGTCAAGCGCGCCTCGGACGCCACGACCACCAACATCGGCCTGCTCACCGCCGGCGGCTACGCCAACGCCGCTGCACAGGACTCCTTCTGCTCCGGCACGACCTGCATCATCACCAAGATCTACGACCAGAGCTCGAACCACAACGACCTGACCATCGAAGGGCCCGGCGGCAACGGCGGACAGGACGTCGGCGCGATCGCGAACGCCCTGCCGGTCACGGTCGGCGGCCATGCGGCATACGGGATCTTCGTGTCCGCCGGCGTCGGCTACCGCAACAACAACACCACGGGCATCGCCACCGGCAGCAGCCCGGAGGGTGCCTACATGGTGACCAGCGGCCACCACGTGAACAACCGTTGCTGTTTCGACTACGGCAACGCCGAGACGTCCGGCAACGACACCGGCAACGGTCACATGGACGCGATCAACTTCGGCACGGAGTGCTGGTTCTCGTGTTCCGGATCCGGCCCCTGGGTCGAGGCGGACCTGGAGAACGGGCTGTTCTTCGGAGCGAACGGTTCCTACTCGGGCAACACCGGCATCTCCAGCGAGTACGTCACCGCCATGGAGAAGAACAACGGCACGACGACCTACGCGATCAAGGGCGGCAACGCACAGTCGGGCTCGCTGACCACCTGGTACGACGGAGCCCTTCCCAACCTGGGCGGATACACCCCCATGCACTTGGAGGGCGCCATCGTCCTCGGCACCGGTGGTGACAACAGCAACGGATCCGACGGCTCCTTCTTCGAGGGCGTCATGACCTCCGGCTACCCGACCAACGCCGCCGACAACGCCGTGCAGGCCAACATCACCTCCGTCGGCTACACGACCCCCACCGCCACCTTCCCCGTCACCGGCACCGCCTACCGCCTGACCAACACCAACTCCGGCAAGGTCCTGGATGCGGTGAACTGCGGTACCGCCAACGGGACTTCGATCGACATCTGGTCCTCGCTCGGCAACGCCTGCCAGCAGTGGAAGTTCGCCGGCGCGGGCAACGGCCACTACACCATCACCAACGTCAACAGCGGCACGGTCCTGGACGACAAGAACTGCGTGCAGACCAACGGCACTGCCGTCCAGCTGTGGGCCTCACTCGGCAACAGATGCCAGCAGTGGGACGTCACCAAGGTCGGCAGCCACTACACCATCACCAACGTCAACACCGGCATGACGCTGGACGTCGCGAACTGCGGAACGGCCAACGGCACCGCGGTACGCCAGTGGCAGCAGCTCGACAACACCTGCCAGCAGTGGGACATCGCGCCCTGA
- a CDS encoding YxiG-like protein, producing MDAAVLEQMLDETFDHAVVHHGYTSHMRDYEVIVHATADPRTDVEPACLRYLFRYCVEARCESSVLPETWRVSLDDRLIDHETGADLDGYVWGVKWHSLYPGAKVLPRSEATRRWAQAVGIDFHEVRIETNAHRLTLLFSDLQVSEVPDGYAPSATE from the coding sequence ATGGACGCCGCCGTACTCGAACAGATGCTGGACGAGACCTTCGATCACGCCGTCGTGCACCACGGATACACCAGCCACATGCGCGACTACGAGGTCATCGTCCACGCGACGGCGGACCCCCGCACCGACGTCGAGCCGGCCTGTCTGCGGTATCTCTTCCGGTACTGCGTCGAGGCCCGGTGCGAATCGTCGGTGCTGCCGGAGACCTGGCGTGTCTCATTGGACGACCGCCTCATCGACCATGAGACCGGTGCCGACCTCGACGGATACGTCTGGGGTGTGAAGTGGCATTCCTTGTACCCAGGCGCGAAGGTTCTCCCCCGGTCGGAGGCGACCCGCCGTTGGGCGCAAGCCGTCGGGATCGACTTCCATGAGGTTCGCATCGAGACCAACGCGCACCGTCTCACCCTGCTCTTCTCGGACTTGCAGGTCAGCGAGGTGCCAGACGGGTACGCCCCCTCCGCCACGGAGTAG
- a CDS encoding YihY/virulence factor BrkB family protein produces the protein MVRTLKRHGRRGGQTATKGREAEPARAPDAGPDEQVEERAPDSPTDLPRHSWKAVLKGTLKEFKKDELADRAAALTYYSILALFPALLALVSLLGVVGQSATQTVLDNIQKLAPGAAQDVLRNAVQQMQGRGGVGSIMAIVGLVLAVWSASGYVAAFIRSANAVYDIPEGRPVWKVLPVRVGVTVALMVMAVISALIVVFTGGLARQAGTALGVGDAGLTAWSIAKWPVLVVLVTVMIALLYWATPNAKVRGFRWITPGSFLALLIWMIASAGFALYVANFGSYNKTYGTLAGVIIFLVWLWITNLAILLGLEFDAELVRQRAVAGGHPADDEPYVRPRDTRKWDEEDRRRLGS, from the coding sequence ATGGTGCGGACATTGAAACGGCACGGAAGGCGCGGTGGGCAGACCGCCACCAAGGGCCGCGAGGCCGAACCCGCGCGGGCTCCGGATGCCGGGCCTGACGAACAGGTGGAGGAGCGGGCGCCGGACAGTCCGACGGACCTGCCCAGGCACTCCTGGAAAGCGGTGCTGAAAGGCACCCTGAAGGAGTTCAAGAAGGACGAGCTGGCCGACCGGGCCGCGGCCCTGACCTACTACTCGATCCTTGCACTGTTCCCCGCGCTGCTCGCGCTGGTGTCGCTGCTGGGGGTCGTCGGGCAGTCGGCCACGCAGACGGTCCTGGACAACATCCAGAAGCTCGCCCCGGGCGCGGCTCAGGACGTCCTGCGCAACGCGGTGCAGCAGATGCAGGGCAGGGGCGGGGTCGGCTCGATCATGGCGATCGTGGGGCTGGTGCTTGCGGTGTGGTCGGCGTCCGGTTATGTCGCCGCGTTCATCCGCAGCGCCAACGCGGTCTACGACATCCCCGAGGGCCGTCCGGTGTGGAAGGTGCTGCCGGTGCGGGTCGGGGTGACCGTGGCGCTGATGGTCATGGCCGTGATCAGTGCGCTGATCGTCGTGTTCACCGGCGGCCTCGCACGACAGGCGGGCACAGCCCTCGGGGTCGGCGACGCGGGGCTGACGGCTTGGTCGATCGCGAAGTGGCCGGTGCTGGTGGTCCTGGTCACCGTCATGATCGCGCTGCTGTACTGGGCCACCCCGAACGCCAAGGTCCGCGGCTTCCGCTGGATCACGCCGGGCAGCTTCCTGGCGCTGCTGATCTGGATGATCGCCTCGGCGGGATTCGCGCTGTACGTGGCGAACTTCGGCTCGTACAACAAGACCTACGGCACTCTCGCGGGCGTGATCATTTTTCTGGTGTGGCTGTGGATCACCAACCTGGCCATCCTGCTCGGCCTGGAGTTCGACGCGGAGCTGGTGCGCCAGCGTGCCGTCGCCGGGGGCCACCCGGCCGACGACGAGCCGTACGTCCGGCCGCGCGACACCCGGAAGTGGGACGAGGAGGACCGCCGCCGCCTCGGGTCCTGA
- a CDS encoding 4'-phosphopantetheinyl transferase family protein gives MQVSWARLGDAHEGLPRLLDPVERARHDATVRPEDQARFLVGCALSRLLLGELLGVPPADVPLRRVCPRCGGPHGKVRLDMPGSPAPYDFSVTHSGSVVGVAVCRGGQVGLDVEEAGSLVDVDSAARAALSDTELAALRALSPAERQPAFLRVWTRKEAVLKALGVGLSVSPRELQVSAPDLPPAVLSWPGQLTVRPEPVLADLVVDGVHPAAVAVTGTGPGVGARATAGADRVRVVPHDGSGLVAGYGR, from the coding sequence GTGCAGGTCTCGTGGGCGCGCCTCGGCGATGCCCACGAGGGCCTGCCGCGGCTGCTGGACCCCGTGGAGCGCGCCCGTCACGACGCGACCGTCCGTCCCGAGGACCAGGCCCGCTTCCTGGTCGGCTGCGCCCTGAGCCGTCTGCTCCTGGGTGAACTGCTCGGCGTTCCCCCGGCGGACGTGCCCCTGCGGCGCGTGTGCCCGCGCTGCGGCGGACCGCACGGGAAGGTCCGGCTGGACATGCCGGGCTCGCCCGCGCCCTACGACTTCTCCGTCACCCACAGCGGTTCGGTCGTCGGCGTTGCCGTGTGCCGGGGCGGGCAGGTGGGCCTGGACGTCGAGGAGGCCGGGAGCCTCGTCGACGTCGACAGCGCGGCACGGGCCGCTCTCTCCGACACCGAACTGGCCGCCCTGCGTGCCCTGTCCCCCGCCGAACGGCAGCCCGCCTTCCTGCGCGTGTGGACCAGGAAGGAAGCCGTACTGAAGGCCCTCGGCGTGGGCCTGAGCGTGTCGCCGCGCGAGCTGCAGGTGTCGGCTCCCGACCTGCCGCCGGCCGTGCTGTCCTGGCCCGGACAGCTGACCGTCCGGCCCGAACCGGTCCTGGCGGACCTGGTCGTCGACGGGGTGCATCCGGCGGCGGTGGCCGTGACGGGGACCGGGCCCGGGGTGGGGGCGAGGGCGACGGCAGGGGCCGACCGGGTACGGGTCGTGCCGCACGACGGGTCCGGCCTGGTGGCCGGGTACGGCCGCTGA
- a CDS encoding S-adenosylmethionine decarboxylase family protein, which translates to MTNSASLATEGINVDDLCSYAVDVWVSDHSILTDEERLLQVLRTAAEKGNATVLGEASHVFPNGAVTAILLLSASHLSIHTWPEFSLANVDLLAYGRLNGERMMQSVELGLSPTRINVTRMLRAVH; encoded by the coding sequence ATGACCAACTCCGCCAGCCTCGCCACCGAGGGTATAAACGTCGACGATCTGTGCTCTTATGCCGTCGACGTATGGGTGAGCGACCACAGCATCCTGACCGACGAGGAGCGCCTCCTTCAGGTGCTGCGCACGGCCGCCGAAAAGGGAAACGCCACGGTACTCGGTGAGGCGTCGCACGTTTTCCCGAACGGCGCCGTCACCGCGATTCTCCTGCTTTCCGCCTCGCACCTGAGCATTCACACCTGGCCCGAATTCAGCCTGGCCAACGTGGATCTGCTGGCCTACGGCCGGCTGAACGGCGAGCGCATGATGCAGAGCGTCGAGCTCGGCCTTTCGCCGACGCGCATCAACGTGACGCGCATGCTGCGCGCCGTGCACTGA
- a CDS encoding GNAT family N-acetyltransferase, translating to MLTEVADAVRLQEGPPGVRSVLRALRRLAPASTKDLSRATGLPVPIVAALGNELRRRDLVTKERPSRLTESGQDLVAQLGMDLTLDATCRTCDGRELVIPDVLDEAVRRLRALMESGPAADMAIDQSHCTAETKVRRVLALLTAGALPGGSLLLIGDDDLVSLAVAVVGDVLGAPIVEQVTVVDISPEILDYIRKVSAGLGTRVETVRHDLRLPLPAELHGQHDVAMTDPPYTPEGARLFLSRAVEGLRPGPAHSVFFSFGGKSPDEMLEVQREIMALGLVTNGYIRNFNEYEGSGILGGVGFFQHLLTTTSTAPSHEGEFSGPLYTGDKRTRRREYTCVACAAKIHVGPGARWTSVAALRADGCPSCGKGPFRPGRLVPAEEPGTPAEQSPPPAPAPAGAPAPAPAASTAPVAPAPRTPGWHRPSDADRAALAERARPYVTRQADERDLPAIGRFEAEIARVSFGEDAIDDPERWASRLGRAMEKSKEGMLVAHRPGEEPVGWCWVSINQNAMTGDRYANFRSLAVSPVDNRGDVAELLLTAGLEFCLANGITEVVGRVHVGNVPMRTVYRKFGFDPTSLAMKLFLPEGNGTR from the coding sequence GTGCTCACGGAAGTCGCGGACGCCGTCCGGCTCCAGGAGGGCCCGCCCGGAGTACGGTCCGTCCTTCGCGCCCTGCGCCGCCTCGCCCCCGCCTCCACGAAGGACCTCAGCCGCGCGACCGGTCTGCCCGTCCCGATCGTTGCCGCCCTGGGGAACGAACTGCGCCGTCGGGACCTCGTCACCAAGGAGCGCCCGTCCCGGCTGACGGAGAGCGGCCAGGACCTCGTCGCCCAGCTCGGCATGGACCTCACCCTCGACGCCACCTGCCGCACCTGCGACGGACGCGAGCTGGTCATCCCCGACGTGCTGGACGAGGCCGTGCGGCGGCTGCGCGCGCTCATGGAGTCGGGCCCCGCCGCCGACATGGCGATCGACCAGTCGCACTGCACGGCCGAGACCAAGGTGCGCCGGGTGCTCGCGCTGCTCACCGCGGGCGCGCTGCCGGGCGGCTCGCTGCTGCTGATCGGCGACGACGACCTCGTCTCCCTCGCCGTCGCCGTGGTGGGCGACGTGCTCGGCGCTCCGATCGTGGAGCAGGTCACCGTCGTGGACATCTCCCCGGAGATCCTCGACTACATCCGGAAGGTGTCGGCCGGCCTCGGCACCCGCGTCGAGACCGTCCGGCACGACCTGCGTCTGCCGCTGCCCGCCGAACTCCACGGGCAGCACGACGTGGCCATGACCGACCCGCCGTACACCCCCGAGGGCGCCCGGCTCTTCCTCTCCCGTGCCGTGGAGGGGCTGCGGCCCGGCCCCGCGCACAGCGTCTTCTTCTCCTTCGGCGGCAAGAGCCCGGACGAGATGCTGGAGGTGCAGCGGGAGATCATGGCGCTCGGCCTGGTTACCAACGGCTACATCCGCAACTTCAACGAGTACGAGGGCAGCGGCATCCTCGGCGGCGTCGGCTTCTTCCAGCACCTCCTCACCACCACCTCGACCGCTCCCTCCCACGAGGGCGAGTTCAGCGGCCCCCTCTACACCGGCGACAAGCGGACCCGCCGGCGCGAGTACACGTGCGTGGCGTGCGCGGCCAAGATCCACGTCGGCCCCGGCGCCCGCTGGACCTCGGTCGCCGCCCTGCGCGCCGACGGCTGCCCGAGCTGCGGCAAGGGCCCCTTCCGCCCGGGCCGCCTGGTCCCGGCGGAGGAGCCCGGGACCCCGGCAGAGCAGTCTCCGCCCCCGGCCCCCGCCCCGGCCGGCGCTCCCGCCCCCGCACCCGCCGCTTCCACCGCCCCCGTCGCCCCGGCCCCGCGCACCCCCGGCTGGCACCGCCCGTCCGACGCCGACCGGGCCGCCCTCGCCGAGCGGGCGCGGCCGTACGTCACCCGTCAGGCCGACGAGCGTGATCTGCCGGCCATCGGAAGGTTCGAGGCCGAGATCGCCCGGGTCTCCTTCGGTGAGGACGCCATCGACGACCCCGAGCGGTGGGCGTCCCGCCTCGGCCGGGCCATGGAGAAGTCGAAGGAGGGCATGCTCGTCGCCCACCGCCCGGGCGAGGAGCCCGTCGGCTGGTGCTGGGTGAGCATCAACCAGAACGCGATGACCGGCGACCGGTACGCCAACTTCCGCTCCCTGGCGGTGTCCCCGGTGGACAACCGCGGTGACGTCGCGGAACTCCTGCTCACCGCGGGCCTGGAGTTCTGCCTGGCGAACGGCATCACGGAGGTCGTCGGCCGGGTGCACGTGGGCAACGTCCCGATGCGCACGGTCTACCGCAAGTTCGGCTTCGACCCGACCAGCCTGGCCATGAAGCTGTTCCTCCCGGAGGGAAACGGCACCCGATGA
- a CDS encoding HAD-IIIC family phosphatase — protein MSGTDDFGFAPDGVKCVVWDLDGTLWDEIAVESATDELPTPRPGTLAAIDALAAHGVLSSIASRSAPSVLDRLDAVPELRARFLAPQVSWQDKSESLRRIAKDLGIAVDALLLVDDSPYERAEVEALLPGVHTLAPEDVPALLAAFEGREVTPESRERVRRYRTEETRRAEGERFQGSREEFLRWCDMRLTVGAATPEEVPRALELAARTHRLNSSGLTPDRLRELAASEGHELYTARMADRFGAYGIIGAALVDRAAPAVWSVPLLALSCRVAGRGAAAAFLFRLMDRARAAGAEEFRVTLRPTDANLEMRILLRQAGLRRADDTESAPEAAVLARPLHGDLPMPPAWLHVSDREDTEA, from the coding sequence ATGAGCGGCACGGACGACTTCGGCTTCGCCCCCGACGGCGTCAAGTGCGTCGTCTGGGACCTCGACGGCACCCTGTGGGACGAGATCGCCGTCGAGTCGGCCACCGACGAACTCCCCACCCCCCGCCCCGGGACGCTCGCCGCGATCGACGCGCTGGCGGCCCACGGCGTACTCAGCAGCATCGCCAGCCGCAGCGCGCCGTCGGTGCTCGACCGGCTGGACGCCGTACCGGAGCTGCGGGCGCGCTTCCTGGCCCCGCAGGTGTCCTGGCAGGACAAGAGCGAGTCGCTGCGCAGGATCGCGAAGGACCTCGGCATCGCGGTCGACGCCCTGCTCCTGGTCGACGACTCCCCGTACGAGCGCGCCGAGGTCGAGGCCCTGCTGCCGGGCGTGCACACCCTCGCCCCCGAGGACGTGCCCGCGCTGCTGGCCGCGTTCGAGGGCCGGGAGGTCACTCCCGAGTCCCGTGAACGCGTGCGCCGCTACCGCACCGAGGAGACCCGCCGGGCCGAGGGCGAACGCTTCCAGGGCTCGCGCGAGGAGTTCCTGCGCTGGTGCGACATGCGCCTCACCGTCGGCGCGGCCACACCCGAGGAGGTCCCCCGCGCACTGGAACTCGCCGCCCGCACCCACCGTCTGAACTCCTCCGGCCTCACCCCCGACCGGCTGCGCGAGCTGGCCGCGTCGGAGGGACACGAGCTGTACACGGCTCGCATGGCGGACCGTTTCGGCGCGTACGGCATCATCGGCGCCGCCCTCGTCGACCGCGCCGCCCCCGCCGTCTGGTCCGTCCCGCTGCTCGCGCTCTCCTGCCGGGTCGCCGGCCGGGGCGCGGCGGCGGCCTTCCTGTTCCGGCTGATGGACCGGGCCCGCGCGGCGGGCGCCGAGGAGTTCCGGGTGACCCTGCGCCCGACCGACGCCAACCTGGAGATGCGCATCCTGCTCCGCCAGGCGGGCCTGCGCCGCGCGGACGACACCGAGTCCGCTCCCGAAGCGGCGGTGCTGGCCCGGCCCCTCCACGGCGATCTGCCGATGCCGCCCGCATGGCTGCACGTATCCGACCGAGAGGACACCGAGGCGTGA